In Ostrea edulis chromosome 6, xbOstEdul1.1, whole genome shotgun sequence, a single window of DNA contains:
- the LOC125646279 gene encoding centriolar satellite-associated tubulin polyglutamylase complex regulator 1-like isoform X2, which translates to MALDDRFSMTTERYLGKHHVLVYMEDAVAQLLEHREENSKINPIKFLCEYFNSVRDGNHTMFREFSYIHATPHNRASFVRLFWKCYRQIGKKGDLLSIQEYHSLLSLLCSDFPFEPVQKTAKIILLDDALDCLISFSDFIYAFQVQFYFEEFIEKSHEVYLSLHQTQRSPRDPVVVPSGSDDTKVHQNSHHPGDGVDATQYFRAIYPLCDRSNFRTPPVNVLKEILFNVPRVSFYGFLMSIAKSEKINEHIGRLPSKAELLEGADADLTVPTVRLSNSSTTSVTKSKARPISATTPQDAPQNVYSTQRPPSASQRKTPPSRSGAVNNSMKVKRGTTKKDSTDESSSDDSDDSTDTN; encoded by the exons ATGGCATTAGACGATCGTTTTTCGATGACAACTGAAAGGTATTTAG GGAAGCATCATGTCTTGGTGTATATGGAGGACGCTGTTGCTCAGTTGTTAGAACACAGAGAGGAGAACTCCAAAATTAACCCCATCAAGTTTCTCTGTGAATA TTTCAATAGTGTGAGAGATGGGAACCACACAATGTTCCGAGAATTTAGCTACATCCATGCTACACCACACAATAGAGCTTCATTTGTACGACTCTTCTGGAAGTGTTACAGACAAATTGGAAAGAAGGGAG ATTTACTGAGTATTCAGGAGTATCACTCTTTGCTGTCTCTCCTGTGTTCAGACTTCCCATTTGAACCGGTCCAGAAAACTGCAAA GATAATTCTTCTAGATGATGCCCTAGATTGCTTGATATCTTTTTCTGACTTCATTTATGCATTCCAAGTGCAGTTTTATTTTGAAG AGTTTATTGAAAAAAGTCATGAGGTGTACCTCTCACTGCACCAGACCCAGAGGAGTCCGAGAGACCCCGTGGTGGTCCCCTCAGGTAGTGATGACACAAAAGTCCACCAGAACAGTCACCACCCAGGGGATGGTGTGGACGCCACGCAGTATTTCCGTGCAATTTACCCTCTCTGTGATAGGTCTAACTTTAG GACACCACCTGTGAATGTACTAAAAGAAATCTTATTCAATGTCCCCCGGGTGTCATTTTATGGCTTTCTGATGTCAATTGCTAAAAGTGAGAAGATCAATGAACACATAG GTCGATTACCGTCTAAGGCCGAATTACTGGAGGGAGCTGATGCGGACCTGACTGT CCCCACAGTAAGACTGAGCAACAGTAGTACCACATCAGTCACCAAATCCAAAGCACGGCCGATTTCTGCCACAACCCCTCAAGACGCCCCCCAGAATGTTTACTCCACCCAGAGACCCCCTTCAGCCAGTCAAAGAAAAACCCCACCGTCCCGCTCAGGGGCTGTCAACAACAGTATGAAGGTTAAGCGTGGCACAACAAAAAAAGACAGCACAGATGAAAGCAGTTCTGATGATAGTGATGACTCAACAGATACGAACTAA
- the LOC125646279 gene encoding centriolar satellite-associated tubulin polyglutamylase complex regulator 1-like isoform X1 codes for MALDDRFSMTTERYLGKHHVLVYMEDAVAQLLEHREENSKINPIKFLCEYFNSVRDGNHTMFREFSYIHATPHNRASFVRLFWKCYRQIGKKGDLLSIQEYHSLLSLLCSDFPFEPVQKTAKIILLDDALDCLISFSDFIYAFQVQFYFEEFIEKSHEVYLSLHQTQRSPRDPVVVPSGSDDTKVHQNSHHPGDGVDATQYFRAIYPLCDRSNFRTPPVNVLKEILFNVPRVSFYGFLMSIAKSEKINEHIGRLPSKAELLEGADADLTVQEAAIQNHASPTVRLSNSSTTSVTKSKARPISATTPQDAPQNVYSTQRPPSASQRKTPPSRSGAVNNSMKVKRGTTKKDSTDESSSDDSDDSTDTN; via the exons ATGGCATTAGACGATCGTTTTTCGATGACAACTGAAAGGTATTTAG GGAAGCATCATGTCTTGGTGTATATGGAGGACGCTGTTGCTCAGTTGTTAGAACACAGAGAGGAGAACTCCAAAATTAACCCCATCAAGTTTCTCTGTGAATA TTTCAATAGTGTGAGAGATGGGAACCACACAATGTTCCGAGAATTTAGCTACATCCATGCTACACCACACAATAGAGCTTCATTTGTACGACTCTTCTGGAAGTGTTACAGACAAATTGGAAAGAAGGGAG ATTTACTGAGTATTCAGGAGTATCACTCTTTGCTGTCTCTCCTGTGTTCAGACTTCCCATTTGAACCGGTCCAGAAAACTGCAAA GATAATTCTTCTAGATGATGCCCTAGATTGCTTGATATCTTTTTCTGACTTCATTTATGCATTCCAAGTGCAGTTTTATTTTGAAG AGTTTATTGAAAAAAGTCATGAGGTGTACCTCTCACTGCACCAGACCCAGAGGAGTCCGAGAGACCCCGTGGTGGTCCCCTCAGGTAGTGATGACACAAAAGTCCACCAGAACAGTCACCACCCAGGGGATGGTGTGGACGCCACGCAGTATTTCCGTGCAATTTACCCTCTCTGTGATAGGTCTAACTTTAG GACACCACCTGTGAATGTACTAAAAGAAATCTTATTCAATGTCCCCCGGGTGTCATTTTATGGCTTTCTGATGTCAATTGCTAAAAGTGAGAAGATCAATGAACACATAG GTCGATTACCGTCTAAGGCCGAATTACTGGAGGGAGCTGATGCGGACCTGACTGT ACAAGAGGCAGCCATTCAAAATCACGCCAG CCCCACAGTAAGACTGAGCAACAGTAGTACCACATCAGTCACCAAATCCAAAGCACGGCCGATTTCTGCCACAACCCCTCAAGACGCCCCCCAGAATGTTTACTCCACCCAGAGACCCCCTTCAGCCAGTCAAAGAAAAACCCCACCGTCCCGCTCAGGGGCTGTCAACAACAGTATGAAGGTTAAGCGTGGCACAACAAAAAAAGACAGCACAGATGAAAGCAGTTCTGATGATAGTGATGACTCAACAGATACGAACTAA
- the LOC125646977 gene encoding apoptosis inhibitor 5-like, which yields MATIEKLYKDFGVLADAKEKAGEHEEEFLSILSATKGEPGEKRLASQFITRFFKYFPSHAATAVNAMFDLCEDDDLMTRKQAIKDLPTLCKSAPEQVSKIASALTQLMGTDDATESSLIQSSFITLFKFDCKGSLEGIFSQILGEDDTVREKAIKFLGARIKTLPEDTFDSHSEELLINMCKKVLQDVTKDEFIAIMEILKCQKSMTTVQGRQQLVDIVTEQAELDQPFDATDPDCVDRLMQCIKHAAPLFSKNVHSKAFVGYFCDHVLPHLDKLASPEEGINGKLEMLKLMAEISEFTGDFENLETRLQNLYDSLISYMPLPPAEENEDESHSEEPKLEFSAVECLMYTFHQLCRKLPNFLAGEENADRLKDFKIRLQYFARGVQVYIKHLRMALQGKTGTELKEEENKIKVAALKITSNINTMIKDLFHSPPSFKSVVTLSWKPLVKPVEKAAPTTTGTAGQKRTLITFESNGAGGKKAHKQDRSLYQPPSGKFSEKAGAFQSGQRGRGGFNRRGGWRGRGRNQRW from the exons ATGGCTACAATAGAGAAGCTGTACAAAGACTTTGGAGTTCTTGCCGATGCTAAAGAAAAAGCGGGCGAG CATGAAGAGGAATTCTTGTCAATTCTTAGTGCTACTAAAGGTGAGCCAGGAGAAAAACGGCTAGCATCCCAGTTCATCACTCGTTTCTTCAAGTATTTCCCTAGTCATGCAGCCACAGCTGTCAATGCTATGTTTGATTTGTGTGAGGATGATGATCTCATG ACACGTAAGCAGGCCATCAAAGATTTACCTACTTTGTGCAAGTCTGCACCTGAACAAGTCTCAAAGATTGCATCAGCGCTTACTCAGCTGATGGGGACAGATGATGCGACAGAAAGCAGTCTCATACAAAGCTCCTTTATCacacttttcaaatttgattgtaAAG gCTCATTGGAGGGAATCTTCAGTCAGATTTTGGGAGAAGATGATACAGTACGAGAGAAGGCAATAAAATTTTTGGGTGCAAGGATCAAAACACTACCAGAGGACACATTTGACAGCCACTCAGAGGAACTCCTCATAAATATGTGTAAAAAA GTATTACAAGATGTGACCAAGGATGAGTTTATAGCTATTATGGAGATCCTGAAATGTCAGAAATCCATGACAACAGTTCAAGGGAGACAACAATTGGTGGATATCGTAACAGAACAAGCAGAGCTCGACCAACCATTTGAT GCAACAGATCCAGACTGTGTAGACCGACTAATGCAGTGTATAAAACATGCAGCTCCACTCTTCTCT AAAAATGTCCACTCAAAAGCATTTGTTGGTTATTTCTGTGATCATGTCCTTCCACACCTCGATAAGTTGGCTAGCCCAGAGGAAGGAATCAATGGGAAACTGGAAATGCTTAAACTGATGGCTGAAATCTCAGAGTTCACAGGGGattttgaaaatcttgaaaCACGATTACAGAACTTGTATGATAGTCTAATT TCCTACATGCCACTCCCACCGGCTGAGGAGAATGAGGACGAGTCTCACAGCGAGGAACCTAAACTGGAGTTTTCTGCAGTAGAGTGTCTGATGTACACATTTCATCAGCTCTGTCGAAAACTACCCAACTTCTTGGCAGGGGAAGAAAATGCGGACAGAttaaaagatttcaaaataaG GTTACAGTACTTTGCACGAGGGGTTCAGGTTTATATTAAGCACCTTAGAATGGCCCTCCAGGGCAAAACAGGGACTGAGTTGAAGGAAGAGGAG AACAAGATTAAGGTGGCAGCTTTGAAGATTACATCCAACATCAACACAATGATCAAAGATCTATTTCATAGTCCTCCATCCTTTAAATCTGTTGTGACATTGTCATGGAAACCATTGGTT AAACCAGTAGAAAAAGCTGCACCAACAACAACAGGAACAGCTGG CCAAAAGAGAACACTAATCACATTTGAGTCCAATGGAGCCGGTGGCAAGAAAGCCCACAAACAGGACAGATCTTTGTATCAACCACCCAGCGGGAAGTTCAGTGAAAAAGCAGGCGCATTCCAATCAG GTCAGAGGGGTCGAGGAGGATTCAACCGAAGAGGGGGCTGGCGGGGTAGAGGACGCAATCAGAGATGGTGA